From the genome of Arthrobacter sp. SLBN-122:
CTGCCCGGCTGGCTGAAAGCAGGCTGGCCGGGAGCAGACTGCCGGCGGACGAGGTGGCGGAAGTGGCACGGCTTGTCCGCCTTACGTCGGAACACCGGCCGGAGCCAGGGGACGACGACGGCGCCCTCCTCTGCGACGCGGACCTTTCAGTCCTGGGCGGCGAACCTGAGGAGTACGCCCGCTACCTCGCCGCCGTCCGGAAAGACTACGCCCACATCGGTGACGCCGACTTCTCAGCCGGCAGGGCCGCCGTCGTGCGCCAACTGCTGGAACTGGACCCGCTCTTCCACCACCCGCGGGCCCGGGAACTGTGGCAGGACGCCGCGCACCGGAACCTGAAAGGTGAACTGGCATGAACGCTCCGGGTTCCAGCCCGCGGCACACGCACTCTGCCAATGCCGCACACCGCCAGCTCCCTTTCACGGTCAGGCTGGACTGGGGGCTGGAGGGAGCCACGACCGTGGCAGCGGGCGCCGACATTGCGGTGGTGGTGGACGTCCTTTCCTTCGGCACCTGCGTCAGCGTGGCACTGGACCGGGGCGCTGAAATCTTCCCCTATCCCTGGCGGGATACCAGCGCCGAAGACTTCGCCGCCCACCACCAGGCCCAGCTGGCCGGCCCCCGCGGCGGCGGCGGCCTGAGCCTCTCCCCCGCCAGCTTCCGCGCTGCGGAGTCCCTGGAAAGAGTGGTCCTGCCCTCCCCCAATGGATCGGAACTGTGCCACGCGCTGGCCGCGGACGTGCCGCTGGTCGCCGCCGTGTGCCTTCGGAACGCCGCAGCCACTTCCGACTGGGTGGCGGCGAACCTCCCGGGAGACGCGGTACTGGCAGTGGTGGCCGCCGGTGAACGCTGGCCTGACGGCAAGCTGCGGCCTGCCGTGGAGGACCAAATCGGCGCCGGGGCTTTCATCGCAGGGCTGGCGGCCGCCGGCAGGGGCGGCTATGAAGCCGGGGACGGCAGGCACGGCTACGCACCGGAGGCCGTTGCCGCCATGGCCGTGTTTGAAGCCGCGGAACCACGGCTGCGCGAAATGCTGCAGCAGTGTTCCAGCGGCCGTGAGCTGTCCGGAGCCGGCTATGCGGAGGATGTGGACATTGCCGCCGAACTGGACCAAAGCGATTCGGTGGCCATCCTGCGGAACGGGGCCTTCCGGCCGCTGTGAGGGCCCCAGCCTTGCACGTGTTTACGGATCACGGAACCGGATGCAAAACTGCAGGGATGAGCCTGCGCATCCAAGCCCTCGCCATTGATTCCACCGACCCCCGGGTTCCTGCCGCCTTCTGGGAAAAGGCGCTCGGCTGGCGCCGCACCCACGAAGAGGACGACGAGATTGTGCTCGAACCGCCGGCGGGCAGCCCCGAAGACGGCGTGCTGCCCGACCTGCTTTTCCTCCGGGTCCCGGAACGGAAGGAACTCAAGAACCGCCTTCACCTGGACCTCCGCCCCGAAGACCAGGACGCAGAGGTCGCCAGGCTGGAAGAACTGGGCGCCCGTCAGATCACAGTGGGACAGGGTGCGGCGGCAACATGGGTTGTCATGGCTGACCCGGACGGCAATGAGTTCTGCGTGCTCCGCGCCCTGCGGCCGGACGAATCCGCCTAGCGGTAGCTGCTGACCGGGTAGTTGCTCACGAAAGGCGTATTGGTGGGCACGATCTGCTTACCCAGCGGCATAAGGGATACCGGAATGAGCTTCAGGTTGGCGATGGCCAGCGGGATGCCGATGATGGTCACGGCCATGGCGAACGCAGTCACCACGTGGCCGATGGCGATCCAGATCCCGGCCACGAGCAGCCAGATCACATTGCCCAGCAGCGAAAAGACACCGGTGCCGCCTGGTTTGTCCACCACCATGCGGCCAAACGGCCACAGGGTGTAGGCGGCAATCCGGAATGAGGCAATGCCCCAGGGGATGGTGACGATCAGCAGGCAGCAGACCACGCCTGCCAGGAAATAGCCCAAGGCCAGCCAAAAGCCGCCGAAAACCAGCCAGATGATGTTCAGAAGTGTCTTCATGCACCTATTGTGCCCCCAGCCGTTGCGGGACCAAGCTGGGGGACTCCCCTGATTCAGCCCTGATCCCCGCCTTGGGCTGAATCAGGTGCAGCGCCTAAACCGTGGCAGCTGCCTTTGCCGCCTGGACAAAGGCCCGGACTTTGGCCAGGTCCTTCACTCCGCGGGATGCTTCCACGCCGGAGGAAACGTCCACTCCCCAGGCATGCGCCGCCGCTGATGCCTGGCCAACATTGGCGGCATCGAGGCCGCCGGCGAGCAGCCAGTTCCGTCCCCGCAGCGCCGGCAGGGCCGCCACCGAGGCGTAGTCCCAGGATTCCCCTGAGCCCGGCACGGCGGCGTCAATCAGGAGCAGGTCCTCGCCCCAGTCTTCGAACTCATCCTGTCCGGTACCCATGGTGACGGCCCTGATCAGCTTCATGCCGGCGTCGTGCACCGTTGCCACGTCCGTGCGTGACCGCGCACCGTGCAGCTGGATCCATTCCATGCCCGCGGCCCGGGCGATGGCGATGGCATCCGCCACCGGCTCGTCCCGGAAGACTCCGATGGGGGAAACTCCGCTGGGGACCGCTGCCAGCAGGGAGGCAGCCTGCGACGGCGAGACAACCCGGGGGCTGGCGGTGAGCACAAATCCCACGGCATCCGCGCCGGCATCCACCGCTTCGCGCACCGATTCGGGGGTGCTGAGACCACACACTTTGACGAACATTCCCGGCTCCTTCAGGCTGTTTTCGTGATGACCCCCCGCAGGAGAGTAGCAGGCACAGGGCACACGCTGCGACGCGTGACCACCGCGGCGAACTAGGCTGGGCTGATGCAGATCATCCGCTTCGCTGACCTCAAGGCCGAACCATGGCGCAACGGCGGCGGCGTGACCAAGGAAATCGCACGCAAGGGCACCGACGACGGCGGCTGGGACTGGCGGGTGAGCATCGCTGACGTCGCCAAGGCAGGGGACTTTTCCACCTTCCCCGGCATGGAGCGCGTCCTGACGGTCATTGAAGGGGAACTGCTGGTGCTCAGCGTCGACGGCGCCGAACACGCCATGGAAAAGTACCGGCCCTTCAGATTCGACGGCGGCGCGGCCACCACGGCCAAGCTGCCCACCGGCGACATCCGGGACCTCAACGTCATCACGCGCACGGCCGCCTGCAAGGGCTACACCTCCATCATTGAGCTGTCCAAAAAGCGTGCCCACCCCGTCTTTGAGGGGCAGCTTGGCGTGCTGCTGCAGGGACAGGCGAAGGTCAGTGAACGCGGGGCCGAACCGCTGGAGCTGGGCCGGTACGACGCTGTGATTGGTTCCGACGCCGACTCCCCCGAAATCCTGGGCCGCGGCTTCCTGGCCGTGGTGTCGATCGACCCGGTTACCGCGCAGGGCTGAACTCCTCCACCGCTGCGACGGTGCCCCGCCGGCGCGCGTGCTCAGCGGCAAAAACCACGCCGTGGCTGACAAGCGACTCCTCCAGTCCCGACACGACTCCTGACCAGTCTCCGGTGGCCAGCGCCCCCACCCACGCCTGCACGAGGCCCCTGTCGCCGCCCTCGTGCTTTTCGCCCTGGAGCTGTGCAGTAGCGGCCGGGATCGGGTAGACGGTGGTTTCCCCGGTCAGGAAGTCATAGGCCGAGACGGTGCCGGCCTCGACTGTGATTTCCCCGTGACTGCCGAAAATCCTGGTGATCCGTGGGCCCTTGGCGGTAAAAGCGGTGGCTGTGAAAGCGGCCGTTGTCCCGTTTTCGTACTCAATGTTCACCACCTGGTGGTCCACCACGTCGTTGCCTCCGCTGTAGACGCAGCGCCCATACGGCCCTGTTTCCAGTGCCTGCCACAGCGATTCCCGTGTGCCGCCCGGGTCCACCACGTCGGCAAAGTAGGCCCGGGCGGGGTCCGCCGCTTCACCGTTCGGAGGCCGGCCCGGCCCGTAGATGCGCAGGGCCGAATACGGGCAACGCGGTTCAGCCGGGCAGCTGATACAGCGGTCGGACGCGCCCTCCGGCGCCTCTCCGGGCCGGAAATGCGAGAGCCGGCCAAAGGAGGACACCCGCACGGGCCGGCTTCCGACGATGAAGGAAAGCCAGTCCACGTCGTGGGTGCACTTGGCCAGCAGGAAGGGGCTGGATTCTTCCTCCCGCCGCCAGTTCCCGCGCACGTACGAATGCGCGAAGTGCCAGAAACCCACAGGCTCCAGATGCTGGACGGAGATAATCCGGCCTACGGCCCCTGCAGAGAGGAGCTGCCGCAGCAGAGCCGTCAGCGGGGTGTAGCGCAGGACGTGGCAGACGGCGGCCCTGATCCCCGATTCCTGCTGCAGGCGGGCCAACTCCCCGCATCCGGCGGGGTCGGGGGCGATGGGCTTTTCGAGGAGGACGGGGTAGCCGTGGGCTGCCGCCGCGGCAAACGGCCTTCCGTGTTCGCGGTCGGGGGTGGCAATGATGATGCCGTCCGCCGGCAGCCGGGTGCGCAGCATGGCCTGCCAGTCCTCGAAGGCACCCGCGGCCGGCACGCCAAGCTCCGCCGCGAGGGCTTCGCGCAGCGGGCGGCGCGGCTCCGCGATGCCCGCCACCACGGCGCGGCCGGTATCAACTGCAAGCCGGGCATAGGCGGAGCCCCGTGCACCGGCACCGGCAATGAGGAGGCGCACGGGTGCTGTGGGCAGCGGAGCGGACGACGGCGGTGCCTCCATGGGTCAGCCGGCGTCGGCGGCGTCTGGGTCGGCGAGCCATTCCAGCGCAACGGCCGCCGTCCAGGACTGGTCCATGCTGCCCAGCGGCTCGCCCGTAAACGGCTCGTAGTACTCGGCGAAATGGCCTTCCATCAACTGGGCAAGGGACGCTTCACGCAGCCGCCGGTACCGTGCTTCGTCGCCCCGCCTGCGGAGGCAGCCCGCCAGGTACCAGTTCATCACCGGCCAGACCGGTCCGCGCCAGTATTGCCGCGGTTTGAGGCCCTCGTAGGTGGTGGAGGTTGATGCCGGCAGCGGGAAGGCCAGGCGCGGGTCGCCGGTCCAGTCCGGCCCCTCGAAGATCTCCAGCTGCCGCGGCAGCAGGGAGTGGTCCGCCGTGGAGATCAGCGGGGCGAACCCGGCCATGGTCGGCAGCCCGATCCATTCGCCGGCCAGCACATCCCGGTCCCGCGCCAGCCCTGTTTGTTCATCAACGGTGGCGTCCACGCCCTCCCGGAACTCCTGTGCCCACTCCCGCAAGCGGGGCGCGTCCCCGCGCAGGCCGATATGTTCCGCCAGCACGGCCAGGTCCTCGTTGGCCGCCGCGAAGATCGCGGACATGAAGACGTCCTTGACCTGGAAATCCATCACGCCGGGCAGCCGGGCGTCGTCGAACCGGACGTCGGCCATCTGCTGCACCAGCCAGAGGTAGCGGCTGTATTCCTCGTCGCTGGGCCGCTGGCTCAGGTCGGTCACCTTCAAGGTGTCGGTCCGGACAAAGGGCTCCATTTTCCCGGGCCGGACCCTGGAGTAGGGCCCGTCGAACCTTGGCGAGTTGTCCATCCCGGACTCCCAGCCGTGGTAGATGGTGAGCAGGCCGGAGCCGTCGCCGCCGCGGCTGCTGCGGAGCCAGGCATGCCAGCGGATCCACTGCGGCAGCGTCCGCCGGGTAAACTCCTCGGCGAGCCTGGCATCCTCGCCGCCGGCCGCCGTCGCGCGTTCCACGATGCGGCGCAGCAGCGTGGCATGCACGGGCGGCTGGCAAATGCCGCTGGACTGCACTCCCTCGGGTGACGCTCCGCGGGTTCCCCACCGCTCCACGTCCGGGAAATAGCCGGGGACGTCGGAGAAGACAATGTGCGGAATCATCCCGCTCTTCCACTGCGCCGCGAGAAGGTGGTCCAGCTCCTGCAGCGCCCGGGCCACGCTCATGGTGGACAGGCCGGTGGCCACGAACGCCGCGTCCCAGCTCCACATGTGCGGGTAAAGATTCGGTGCGGCGGTGACCATGGTGCCCAGGTCATTCCCGGCCAGGACATCCCTGGCCCGCTGCCGCATCTCCTCAAGGTCCCGAAGCGGAAACCCGGCTGCGTCCGCTTCTGCGCTCATGCCGTCAGTCCCAACTGGGTTTCAGTGTCGAAGAAGCGGAGCGCGCCTTGCTCGAAAAGCAGGCCCATCGTGTCCCCTGCGGAAACCCTGGCCGTGGAGGGGACCTGGACCTTGACGGTCTGGCCGCCCAGGTCCACCGTCAGCAACGTGGCGTGCCCCAGCGGCTCCACCACCTCCACCGCCGCGTCCAGGGATCCCTCCGAGCCGCGCTGGGCCAGGGCAATATTCTCTGCCCGGATGCCCACCATGACCGGGGTGCCGCCGGTGCGTGCCGCTGCCCTGGCCAGGAATTCGGGCGCCGCGATGCTCTGGCCGCCCACTTCCAGGGCACCCTGCTGGGTGATGCGGCCGTCCAGGAAATTCATGGGCGGCGAGCCAATGAAGCCGCCCACGAAACGGTCCGCCGGCTCCTCGTACACCGTGATGGGGTGGCCCAGCTGGGCGATCTGGCCCTTCTTCATCACCGCAACCCGGTCCGAGAGGCTCATCGCCTCCACCTGGTCGTGGGTGACGTACAGCGTGGTGGAGCCAAGCTGCTGGACGATCTTCTTCAGCTCGGCGCGGAAGTCGAGGCGAAGGAGGGCGTCGAGGTTGGACAGCGGCTCATCCATGAGCAGCACATCGGCGTCCATGACGATGGCCCGGGCGACGGCGACGCGTTGCCGCTGCCCGCCGGAGAGGTTGGCTGGGTAGCGGTCCAGGTACGGGCTGAGCTGCAGCAGGTCCGCGGCCCATGCCACCTTCCGCTCCAGTTCCTCCCGCGGAACCTTCTTCATCATCAGCCCGAACCCGATGTTGGTGCGGACAGTCCTGTGCGGGAAGACGGCATAGGACTGGAACACCATGGAAAGGTTGCGGTCCTGCGGCGGCAGGTAGGTTACGTCCCTCCCGCCGATGGAGATGCTCCCCTGGTCCGGGAAGTCCAGGCCCGCCACCATGCGCAGCAGGGTGGTTTTTCCGCAGCCGGAAGGACCCAGCAGCACCATGAACTCGCCCTCCGCAACTTCGAGGGAGACGTTGTTGGTGGCCAGCTCGGTGCTGCCCGGGTAGGTCTTGTGCAGACCCTTGATGGAGATGTCAGCCATGGGACGGGCCTCTCTGGGACGCAATCAGCGGATGGTGGAGCCCCACATGTTGGTGAGGTAGCGGCGCATGAAGAAGATGAAGACCAGGGCCGGGACCACCAGCAGGAAGCCGCCGGCGAAGCGGTAGGCGAGTGGCGATTCGGCGAGGGAGCTGAGGACCTGGGCGGGGAGGGTGCGCTGGTTCAGGGTCAGGATGGACGCGCCCAGGACTTCATTCCACGACATGACGAACGTGAAGATCGAGGCCGCGGCGATGCCGGGTATGGCCATCGGCAGGACCACCTTGAGGAAGGCCTGCACCGGGCTGCAGCCGAAGATCCTGGCCGCTTCCTCCACGTCGCGCGGAACACCGAGGAACACCGAGGCGGTAATCAGGATGGTGGTGGGCAGGGCCAGTGCGCTGTGGAGCAGGACGACGGCGAGAACGCTGTCGTAGAGCCCCGTCTGCAGGAAGAGCTGGGCCAGCGGCACAGACAGCACGACGATGGGCAGGGCGCGGGTGAACAGCAGGAACAGCTGGTACGGTTCCCTGCCGCGGAAGGCGAAACGTGCCACGGCGTACCCTGCGGGAACACCGATAAGCAGCGACAGCACGAGGGTGAACACGCCCACCTGGAAGGAGTTGATCAGGCCGCCCAGGATGCCGGTGGACTGCAGGAATGTCTGCATGGTCTCGGTGGAGAAGTTGTCCGGGATGAAGCTGAGCGGAAACTTCTGCAGCGACTGCCTGCTGGACATCGCGGCCAGCGCGATCAGGTAGATGGGCAGTGCCATGAAGAGGGTGATCAGGATGCAGGCCACTTGGAGGAGCACCCGGTTGCGGCGCCGCCGCGCCAGCGGCCTGCGGTCCACGCCGGGTTCAGGCCGGCTGGTCCCGGCATCGGTCCTGGACGTTGTTGCGTGGCTCATCGCGCCGCCTCCGTCTGATCCCTCAGGAGTTTGAGGTAGCCCACTGCCGTGACCATGGACACGGCCATGACCACCAGGGCCAGCGCGGATGCCACGTTGGGATCCTGCAGGCCGGTGTACCAGCGGTAGGTTTCGCCCACCACCAGCGGAAAGTTCTGGCCAGTGAGGGCGAGGGCCACGGCGAAGGTCTGGAAGGCCAGGATGGTCCTCAGGATCAGGGCTGTTTGGAGGCTGGGGCGCAGCAGCGGCAGGGTCACGTGCCACAGCCGGTTCCAGAAGCTGGCCCCGAAGACGCCGGCGGCTTCCTCGTAATCCTTGGGGATGGACTGCAGGCCGGCCACGACGATCACGAACACCAGCGACGTGGCCCGCCAGACCTCCGCGATCAGCACGGCAGCGAACATGGACGGATAGTTGTCATAGGCGAGCCAGGAGAAGGGCTGCATGCCCAGGGACGCCAGGAGCGAGTTGAGGTAGCCGCGGTCCGTGAAGACGGTCAGCCACACCAGGCCGGCTGCGAGGTCGCTGACTGCCAGCGGGATGGCCCAGATGTAGAAGTAGGCAGACGCCCCCCGCGGCTTGGCCCGGATGAGGAGTGCCATCGCCAGGGCCAGGACAAACTGGATGGGGATCATCACCACGATGAGTAGGAGGGTGTTGCCCACGGAGGACCAGAAGTACGGGTCCTGGGACATCCTGGTGAAGTTCGCCGTCGTCAGGCCTTCGGGGCCGCCGAACGCCTGCAGGACGCCGCTGACCATCGGCCAGCCGAAGAGCAGCGTCATGAACACGATTGACGGGGCGATCAGCAGCAGCGCCGCGGAACTCCCCCTCCTCCTGGGTGCGCGGACTCTTGGACCGGGAGGGGGAACGTGCGGCCTGGCTGCCGCCGGCGCATCCGGGGCGGCCATCACGCAACCTTGCAGGGCGACGTCTTGGGATCCGGTGCCCAGCACGGGACGTTCAGGCTGTCCATGATCTTGGCCAGTTCCGCCCCCTGCCGGTCCAGCGTGGCCTTGACGTCCGCGTTGTTCAGGCAGATCTCCTGGAAGCAGTTCTTGAACAGCTGGGAGACCTGGGGGTCCTTGTCGCCCAGGCCCACCGGCGGCAGGGCGAGCAGGGCGTCGGAGGCCTCCTGCTGCGCCTTGACCGCCTTTGCTTCAAGGGCCACGCCGCCGGGGAGGTCGCCGCCGATGTCCGTCTTCACCACGGGGAAGAAGGAGTTGGATTTCAGTGTCTCGATCTGCGCCTCGGGCTTGGACAGCGACTTGATGAGCTCGAAGGCCTTGTCCTTCTCGGGCGAGCCCTTCGGCACCGCCATACCGCCCACGATCAGGAGGTAGCCCCTGCCCTTGGGCCCGGACGGCGCCGGAACCATCTGCCAGTCGTCCGGCTTGTCCTTGACTGCGTTGATGAGGCGCGCCACATGGTCCCATGCCACCAACACCTCGCCGTTAGCCAGGGGCTCCTGCATGAAGTCGTAGTTGGCGGAGGCGGGATTCATGTTGGCCCAGAGCTCGCGCATGTAGGTCCAGGCAGTGACGGCGTCCTGGTTGCGGAAGGTGGTGATCTGTCCGCCTGTGAAGCTGGGAATCAGGAAGCCCTGGTAGAACCGGTGGTGCAGACCCTTGGGTCCAGCGGGAAGGCCGAAGACGGGGCGGCCGCTGGCCTCCTTGGCCGCCTTGGCCCACGCCAGGTACTGGTCGTAGGTCAGTTTGTCGACGTCAGCTCCCGAGGGCAGCCATTGCAGCGCCTTCTTGTTGACTGCCAGCACGTACGTGGCCTGGATCCACGGGATGTAGCGGGGGACGTCGGTGCCAAGCTTGGCAAGCTCAGCCACGTCCTTGGAGTAACCGGCCGAGGAGAGGTCCTTCATCAGCGAGCTGAGGTCCTCCAGCTGCGAGGCGAAGGGGGCGAGGTCGCCGTGGAGCCCCCCTGCGATGCCCACCTCGACCTTCCCCGCGGCGAGCTGGGACTTCAACGTGGTGTTGAAGACACCGGTATCAACAGGGTTGTAGGCAACGCTGATGTCCCCCGCGAATTTCTTGAGGGTGGCCTCGTACTTCTGGCGTTCCTCCACCGGGGCGAACTGCGTTGAGAGGAAGCTGACGGATCCCTTGCCGCCGCTTCCGCTGGTATTCACCCCGCAGGCTGCAAGCACCGGGCCGGCCGCCAAGACCGTAAGGCCCCCCTTCAACAATGCTCGCCGGCTGACGTCGTGGTGGGCGGAAACGGACATTAGAGCCTCCTGGGGGTGAAGGACTGCTAGGTTTTTTGTCTGATGATCGATCATAATTGTGTGATACAGATCACGTCAATGCTGCGGGCCAGTCCCTGTGCCCGCAGTGGACGGATCAGACGCATGAGGAAAGGTAGCCGGCGGAATGACGGACCAGAGGACGCTGGTGGGAGAAGTTGCCCAGCCGCCGGCGGGCCCCGCCACCAGCGCCGGGCACCTTCTCCAGCTCCTGCGCTCCAACGCCTCCGGGTACAGCCGGGCCGATCTGCTGGAGATCACCGGAATGGCGCGTTCCACCCTTTACGAGCGGCTCGACGCGCTTTTCGCGGCCGGGCTTGTCTACGAATCCACTCCCCTGCGCGCACAGCGTGGCAGGCCGCCCCGCTCCCTCCGTTTCGATGACCGCAACAAGCTGGTGCTGTGCCTGGAAATCGGCCATACGCACGCCGGAATCCATCTCCTGTCGCTGGGCAGGGAGGTGGTGGCTTCGGCGCGTATCCCCGTGGAGATCGGGAACGCCCAGGAGGTGGTGGTGGGCCAGGTGGTGGCGGAGGCGCTGCGGCTGCTCGACGGCCGGCGGCCGGTAGGGGCAGGAGTAGGACTGCCAGCTCCGGTTGACCCGCTCCACCGCCTGGGGCTGGAGCGGACCGTCCTTGCCCACTGGGACCTGCAGTTGTTGCAGGAGGCGATGGAATCCATGCTTGACTGCCCGGTCCTGCTGGAAAACGACGCCCGGTCCATGGCGGTGGGAGAAGTCCGGGGCCCCCTCGACTCCCTGGTCGCGGTGAAGGTCAGCACCGGGATCGGCTCCGGGATTATTGTCCGGGGTTCGCTGGTGCGCGGCGCCCACGGCGCCGCCGGGGACATCGGGCACGTGCGCATCCCGGAGGCCGCCGATTGCCGCTGCCGCTGCGGCAGGGACGGCTGCCTGGCGGCGGTGGCTTCCGGGCGCGCACTGCTGGCCAATCCGCAATTTGCGCATTACGGGACGCTGCGCCGGTTCGTTGACGCTTCCGACGACGATCCGGACGTCCGGGCCGCAATCTCGGCGGCCGGAAGGGTGCTGGGACGGGCCCTCGCCGCCATGGTGGGCACGCTGAACCCCGGCCGGGTAGCGGTGGGCGGGCTGGTGGGAGTGCTCCCAGGCTTCCTGCAGGCCTGCCGGCAGCAAATCCTCACGGACGCCTTCGAACCTTCCCTGGTGGATCTGGAGATCGTCCCGGCGGACAGCCGCAAGGCCACCGCAGTGGGCCTTTGCCG
Proteins encoded in this window:
- a CDS encoding carbohydrate ABC transporter permease, whose protein sequence is MSHATTSRTDAGTSRPEPGVDRRPLARRRRNRVLLQVACILITLFMALPIYLIALAAMSSRQSLQKFPLSFIPDNFSTETMQTFLQSTGILGGLINSFQVGVFTLVLSLLIGVPAGYAVARFAFRGREPYQLFLLFTRALPIVVLSVPLAQLFLQTGLYDSVLAVVLLHSALALPTTILITASVFLGVPRDVEEAARIFGCSPVQAFLKVVLPMAIPGIAAASIFTFVMSWNEVLGASILTLNQRTLPAQVLSSLAESPLAYRFAGGFLLVVPALVFIFFMRRYLTNMWGSTIR
- a CDS encoding VOC family protein; this encodes MSLRIQALAIDSTDPRVPAAFWEKALGWRRTHEEDDEIVLEPPAGSPEDGVLPDLLFLRVPERKELKNRLHLDLRPEDQDAEVARLEELGARQITVGQGAAATWVVMADPDGNEFCVLRALRPDESA
- a CDS encoding HutD/Ves family protein, coding for MQIIRFADLKAEPWRNGGGVTKEIARKGTDDGGWDWRVSIADVAKAGDFSTFPGMERVLTVIEGELLVLSVDGAEHAMEKYRPFRFDGGAATTAKLPTGDIRDLNVITRTAACKGYTSIIELSKKRAHPVFEGQLGVLLQGQAKVSERGAEPLELGRYDAVIGSDADSPEILGRGFLAVVSIDPVTAQG
- a CDS encoding Gfo/Idh/MocA family protein; this translates as MEAPPSSAPLPTAPVRLLIAGAGARGSAYARLAVDTGRAVVAGIAEPRRPLREALAAELGVPAAGAFEDWQAMLRTRLPADGIIIATPDREHGRPFAAAAAHGYPVLLEKPIAPDPAGCGELARLQQESGIRAAVCHVLRYTPLTALLRQLLSAGAVGRIISVQHLEPVGFWHFAHSYVRGNWRREEESSPFLLAKCTHDVDWLSFIVGSRPVRVSSFGRLSHFRPGEAPEGASDRCISCPAEPRCPYSALRIYGPGRPPNGEAADPARAYFADVVDPGGTRESLWQALETGPYGRCVYSGGNDVVDHQVVNIEYENGTTAAFTATAFTAKGPRITRIFGSHGEITVEAGTVSAYDFLTGETTVYPIPAATAQLQGEKHEGGDRGLVQAWVGALATGDWSGVVSGLEESLVSHGVVFAAEHARRRGTVAAVEEFSPAR
- a CDS encoding ABC transporter ATP-binding protein; this translates as MADISIKGLHKTYPGSTELATNNVSLEVAEGEFMVLLGPSGCGKTTLLRMVAGLDFPDQGSISIGGRDVTYLPPQDRNLSMVFQSYAVFPHRTVRTNIGFGLMMKKVPREELERKVAWAADLLQLSPYLDRYPANLSGGQRQRVAVARAIVMDADVLLMDEPLSNLDALLRLDFRAELKKIVQQLGSTTLYVTHDQVEAMSLSDRVAVMKKGQIAQLGHPITVYEEPADRFVGGFIGSPPMNFLDGRITQQGALEVGGQSIAAPEFLARAAARTGGTPVMVGIRAENIALAQRGSEGSLDAAVEVVEPLGHATLLTVDLGGQTVKVQVPSTARVSAGDTMGLLFEQGALRFFDTETQLGLTA
- the ggh gene encoding glucosylglycerate hydrolase; the protein is MSAEADAAGFPLRDLEEMRQRARDVLAGNDLGTMVTAAPNLYPHMWSWDAAFVATGLSTMSVARALQELDHLLAAQWKSGMIPHIVFSDVPGYFPDVERWGTRGASPEGVQSSGICQPPVHATLLRRIVERATAAGGEDARLAEEFTRRTLPQWIRWHAWLRSSRGGDGSGLLTIYHGWESGMDNSPRFDGPYSRVRPGKMEPFVRTDTLKVTDLSQRPSDEEYSRYLWLVQQMADVRFDDARLPGVMDFQVKDVFMSAIFAAANEDLAVLAEHIGLRGDAPRLREWAQEFREGVDATVDEQTGLARDRDVLAGEWIGLPTMAGFAPLISTADHSLLPRQLEIFEGPDWTGDPRLAFPLPASTSTTYEGLKPRQYWRGPVWPVMNWYLAGCLRRRGDEARYRRLREASLAQLMEGHFAEYYEPFTGEPLGSMDQSWTAAVALEWLADPDAADAG
- a CDS encoding ROK family transcriptional regulator, which produces MTDQRTLVGEVAQPPAGPATSAGHLLQLLRSNASGYSRADLLEITGMARSTLYERLDALFAAGLVYESTPLRAQRGRPPRSLRFDDRNKLVLCLEIGHTHAGIHLLSLGREVVASARIPVEIGNAQEVVVGQVVAEALRLLDGRRPVGAGVGLPAPVDPLHRLGLERTVLAHWDLQLLQEAMESMLDCPVLLENDARSMAVGEVRGPLDSLVAVKVSTGIGSGIIVRGSLVRGAHGAAGDIGHVRIPEAADCRCRCGRDGCLAAVASGRALLANPQFAHYGTLRRFVDASDDDPDVRAAISAAGRVLGRALAAMVGTLNPGRVAVGGLVGVLPGFLQACRQQILTDAFEPSLVDLEIVPADSRKATAVGLCRLVEESLYAPERVEQLLAQHGG
- a CDS encoding YccF domain-containing protein; the encoded protein is MKTLLNIIWLVFGGFWLALGYFLAGVVCCLLIVTIPWGIASFRIAAYTLWPFGRMVVDKPGGTGVFSLLGNVIWLLVAGIWIAIGHVVTAFAMAVTIIGIPLAIANLKLIPVSLMPLGKQIVPTNTPFVSNYPVSSYR
- a CDS encoding phosphoribosylanthranilate isomerase gives rise to the protein MFVKVCGLSTPESVREAVDAGADAVGFVLTASPRVVSPSQAASLLAAVPSGVSPIGVFRDEPVADAIAIARAAGMEWIQLHGARSRTDVATVHDAGMKLIRAVTMGTGQDEFEDWGEDLLLIDAAVPGSGESWDYASVAALPALRGRNWLLAGGLDAANVGQASAAAHAWGVDVSSGVEASRGVKDLAKVRAFVQAAKAAATV
- a CDS encoding 2-phosphosulfolactate phosphatase, which codes for MNAPGSSPRHTHSANAAHRQLPFTVRLDWGLEGATTVAAGADIAVVVDVLSFGTCVSVALDRGAEIFPYPWRDTSAEDFAAHHQAQLAGPRGGGGLSLSPASFRAAESLERVVLPSPNGSELCHALAADVPLVAAVCLRNAAATSDWVAANLPGDAVLAVVAAGERWPDGKLRPAVEDQIGAGAFIAGLAAAGRGGYEAGDGRHGYAPEAVAAMAVFEAAEPRLREMLQQCSSGRELSGAGYAEDVDIAAELDQSDSVAILRNGAFRPL
- a CDS encoding carbohydrate ABC transporter permease yields the protein MAAPDAPAAARPHVPPPGPRVRAPRRRGSSAALLLIAPSIVFMTLLFGWPMVSGVLQAFGGPEGLTTANFTRMSQDPYFWSSVGNTLLLIVVMIPIQFVLALAMALLIRAKPRGASAYFYIWAIPLAVSDLAAGLVWLTVFTDRGYLNSLLASLGMQPFSWLAYDNYPSMFAAVLIAEVWRATSLVFVIVVAGLQSIPKDYEEAAGVFGASFWNRLWHVTLPLLRPSLQTALILRTILAFQTFAVALALTGQNFPLVVGETYRWYTGLQDPNVASALALVVMAVSMVTAVGYLKLLRDQTEAAR
- a CDS encoding ABC transporter substrate-binding protein — its product is MSVSAHHDVSRRALLKGGLTVLAAGPVLAACGVNTSGSGGKGSVSFLSTQFAPVEERQKYEATLKKFAGDISVAYNPVDTGVFNTTLKSQLAAGKVEVGIAGGLHGDLAPFASQLEDLSSLMKDLSSAGYSKDVAELAKLGTDVPRYIPWIQATYVLAVNKKALQWLPSGADVDKLTYDQYLAWAKAAKEASGRPVFGLPAGPKGLHHRFYQGFLIPSFTGGQITTFRNQDAVTAWTYMRELWANMNPASANYDFMQEPLANGEVLVAWDHVARLINAVKDKPDDWQMVPAPSGPKGRGYLLIVGGMAVPKGSPEKDKAFELIKSLSKPEAQIETLKSNSFFPVVKTDIGGDLPGGVALEAKAVKAQQEASDALLALPPVGLGDKDPQVSQLFKNCFQEICLNNADVKATLDRQGAELAKIMDSLNVPCWAPDPKTSPCKVA